The Lentzea guizhouensis genome contains a region encoding:
- the truB gene encoding tRNA pseudouridine(55) synthase TruB, protein MTSHDVVARVRRILGTRKVGHAGTLDPMATGVLVLGIERATKLLGHLALDSKAYLATIVLGAATTTDDAEGEVLSTVDASHVEDTAVAAEITKLTGPIQQVPSAVSAVKIDGKRAYARVRAGEQVEIPARPVTVHRFDVLFSRREDEKVLLDVMVECSSGTYVRALARDLGAALGVGGHLGALRRTRVGPFDLRVARTLQQLEESPGLSLDLDAAVATAFPRREIDPMEAAALSHGQRLRAGGFDGTYGVFGPDGHVIALAKDEDGQAKPVVVLSPAG, encoded by the coding sequence ATGACCTCGCACGACGTGGTGGCACGGGTGCGCAGGATCCTCGGCACCCGCAAGGTCGGGCACGCCGGCACGCTGGACCCGATGGCGACCGGCGTGCTCGTGCTCGGCATCGAGCGCGCGACCAAGCTGCTCGGCCACCTCGCGCTCGACAGCAAGGCCTACCTCGCCACGATCGTGCTCGGTGCGGCCACCACGACCGACGACGCCGAGGGCGAGGTGCTGTCCACGGTGGACGCGAGCCACGTCGAGGACACCGCCGTCGCGGCCGAGATCACCAAGCTCACCGGCCCGATCCAGCAGGTGCCGTCCGCGGTCAGCGCGGTCAAGATCGACGGCAAGCGCGCCTACGCACGGGTGCGCGCCGGCGAGCAGGTCGAGATCCCGGCCCGCCCGGTCACCGTGCACCGGTTCGACGTGCTGTTCAGCCGCCGCGAGGACGAGAAGGTGCTCCTCGACGTGATGGTCGAGTGCTCGTCCGGCACGTACGTCCGCGCGCTGGCCCGCGACCTCGGCGCCGCGCTGGGCGTCGGCGGCCACCTGGGTGCGTTGCGCCGCACCAGGGTCGGCCCGTTCGACCTGCGCGTCGCCCGCACCCTCCAGCAGCTCGAAGAAAGCCCCGGCCTGTCGCTCGACCTCGACGCCGCGGTCGCCACGGCGTTCCCGCGCCGCGAGATCGACCCGATGGAGGCCGCCGCGCTGTCCCACGGCCAACGGCTGCGCGCAGGCGGTTTCGACGGCACCTACGGCGTCTTCGGCCCGGACGGCCACGTCATCG